From Macaca fascicularis isolate 582-1 chromosome 14, T2T-MFA8v1.1, a single genomic window includes:
- the CWC15 gene encoding spliceosome-associated protein CWC15 homolog, with amino-acid sequence MTTAARPTFEPARGGRGKGEGDLSQLSKQYSSRDLPSHTKIKYRQTTQDAPEEVRNRDFRRELEERERAAAREKNRDRPTREHTTSSSVSKKPRLDQIPAANLDADDPLTDEEDEDFEEESDDDDTAALLAELEKIKKERAEEQARKEQEQKAEEERIRMENILSGNPLLNLTGPSQPQANFKVKRRWDDDVVFKNCAKGVDDQKKDKRFVNDTLRSEFHKKFMEKYIK; translated from the exons ATGACAACAGCAGCCAGGCCAACCTTTGAACCTGCAAGAGGtggaaggggaaaaggagaaggtGATTTGAGCCAACTTTCAAAGCAGTATTCAAGCAGAGACCTACCCTCTCACACAAAGATAAAATACAG ACAAACTACTCAGGATGCCCCTGAAGAGGTTCGTAACCGTGACTTCAGGAGAGAgttggaagaaagagagagagctgctgcaagagagaaaaacagagatcGTCCAACCCGAG AACATACAACCTCCTCTTCAGTGTCAAAAAAGCCACGGTTAGACCAGATTCCTGCTGCCAACCTTGATGCAGATGACCCTCTAACAgat GAAGAAGATGAAGATTTTGAAGAAgaaagtgatgatgatgatactgCAGCTCTTCTTGCAGaactggaaaaaattaaaaaggaaagagctgAAGAGCAGGCCAGGAAG GAACAAGAACAAAAAGCTGAAGAAGAGAGGATTCGTATGGAAAACATTCTGAGCGGAAACCCTCTCCTTAATCTCACTGGCCCATCGCAGCCTCAGGCCAACTTCAAAGTTAAAAGAAG GTGGGATGATGATGTTGTCTTCAAGAACTGTGCGAAAGGTGTAGATGAccagaagaaagacaaaagattTGTAAATGACACACTGCGATCTGAATTTCACAAAAAGTTCATGGAGAAATATATTAAGTAG